One window of the Chryseobacterium sp. CY350 genome contains the following:
- a CDS encoding YoaK family protein: MLRNYSNSRTLGDNIRLGTLTAFTAGTINIASLLIFLSFTSNVTGHYAVFAAEISKGNWSQVAVVGAWIFLFFFGSFTANFFVINFNKKSKYFAHAMPLILEILCLVSVGFYGQFYYQKTLEEAEFLVALMLFATGLQNGLTASISNFLVKTTHLTGTTTDLGILASMFTHKKYRKNPELIARAKLLTSIMCSYVLGAVFSGLVYYSLEFSVFYVISLCLLVVIGYDFYKINIRHFRTNYRYAKIYNKPNVMAFMYDKIHGNGEVMIKETRKEKSKLVLEET, translated from the coding sequence ATGTTAAGAAATTATAGTAACAGCAGGACATTGGGAGACAATATAAGACTGGGGACGCTGACTGCCTTTACGGCAGGAACTATAAATATAGCATCTCTATTAATATTTTTATCCTTTACCTCAAACGTGACAGGCCATTATGCCGTTTTTGCTGCAGAAATCAGTAAAGGAAACTGGTCGCAGGTGGCAGTCGTAGGCGCATGGATCTTTCTTTTCTTTTTCGGAAGCTTTACGGCCAATTTTTTCGTCATCAATTTCAATAAAAAAAGTAAATACTTTGCGCATGCAATGCCGCTGATCCTGGAAATCCTGTGTCTGGTCTCCGTAGGTTTTTATGGTCAGTTTTACTATCAGAAGACTTTAGAAGAAGCAGAATTTCTTGTAGCACTAATGCTTTTTGCGACAGGGCTTCAAAATGGTTTGACGGCAAGTATCTCCAACTTTTTGGTAAAAACAACTCACCTTACAGGTACTACTACCGATTTAGGAATACTGGCCTCTATGTTTACCCATAAAAAATACAGGAAAAACCCTGAGCTGATCGCCAGAGCAAAGCTTCTAACAAGTATTATGTGTTCTTACGTTTTAGGAGCAGTTTTCTCAGGACTGGTTTATTATTCACTAGAATTCAGTGTGTTTTATGTGATCAGCCTTTGTTTACTTGTAGTAATAGGATATGATTTTTATAAAATCAACATCAGACACTTCAGAACCAATTACAGATATGCAAAAATCTATAATAAACCGAATGTAATGGCATTCATGTATGATAAAATACATGGCAATGGTGAGGTGATGATCAAAGAAACCAGAAAAGAAAAGTCTAAACTTGTTTTGGAGGAAACTTAA
- the mutL gene encoding DNA mismatch repair endonuclease MutL, with translation MSDIIQLLPDHVANQIAAGEVVQRPASIVKELLENAIDAGASKIELIIRDAGKNLIQVVDDGKGMSETDARMAFERHATSKIRATDDIFKIATKGFRGEALASIAAVSQVELKTKQEDSALGTNIYIEGGIFQFQDPVQTAEGSNFLVKNLFYNVPARRKFLKNNNIEFRHVIDEFQRVALAHENIEFSMFHDDEPVFRLRKGTQMQRIVDVFGRKLHPQLIPIKEDILWCKLHGFVAKPEGAKKTRGEQFLFVNGRFFKSPYFNKAVQEAFDGLLLPGYIPTFFLFLELDPEKIDVNIHPQKTEVKFEDEHLIFALIRSTIKRSLGIYNIAPSLDFEKDPHLDEMMQKSFPSRSNNTGNLKMPEIIVDRDYNPFLEEREVGKTEIHNLTEMYHQNISAEPSKINLFEDEDFDEDLMRLPNGYWLFNKGDRTLMLDLGRMHRLLVAENNKNVKKGNASHALLFSLEYHMNEIEKNKYRSIKKFLPELGFDMKIAHENVLRIDTVPEGLKETQVMKFLENLFDILEYKTEDEFMQFYHNQWAKMQSKSRFDFIYKADAEQVIKDFTALGFPEFLPNGKRCFYEVPFNDLKNKF, from the coding sequence ATGTCAGATATTATTCAGCTTTTACCGGATCATGTAGCCAACCAAATTGCAGCAGGTGAAGTGGTGCAGCGGCCTGCATCCATCGTAAAAGAACTTTTGGAAAACGCAATTGATGCCGGAGCTTCAAAAATAGAGCTGATTATAAGAGATGCGGGTAAAAACCTCATTCAGGTGGTTGATGATGGCAAAGGAATGTCTGAAACCGATGCTAGAATGGCCTTCGAAAGACACGCCACTTCAAAAATACGGGCAACGGATGATATTTTTAAAATTGCTACAAAAGGTTTCAGAGGCGAGGCTTTGGCATCCATCGCTGCAGTTTCTCAGGTCGAATTGAAAACTAAGCAGGAAGATTCTGCACTCGGAACCAATATTTATATCGAAGGTGGAATTTTCCAGTTTCAGGATCCTGTGCAGACTGCTGAAGGATCTAATTTTTTGGTTAAAAATCTTTTCTACAACGTTCCGGCAAGAAGAAAATTCCTCAAAAACAATAATATAGAATTCAGACACGTCATAGATGAATTTCAACGTGTGGCTTTGGCTCATGAGAATATAGAATTTTCTATGTTTCATGACGATGAGCCCGTTTTCAGACTGAGAAAAGGGACACAGATGCAGAGAATTGTAGATGTTTTCGGAAGAAAATTGCATCCGCAACTCATTCCTATAAAAGAAGATATTCTCTGGTGCAAACTTCACGGTTTTGTTGCCAAACCTGAAGGCGCAAAAAAAACCCGTGGTGAGCAGTTTCTTTTCGTGAACGGAAGATTTTTTAAAAGTCCATATTTCAACAAAGCAGTTCAGGAAGCTTTTGACGGACTTCTTTTACCAGGATATATTCCTACATTTTTTCTTTTTCTGGAATTAGATCCCGAGAAAATTGATGTGAATATTCATCCACAGAAAACGGAGGTTAAATTTGAAGACGAGCATTTAATTTTTGCTTTGATCCGCTCTACCATCAAAAGGTCATTAGGAATTTACAACATCGCGCCAAGTCTCGACTTTGAGAAAGATCCGCATTTGGATGAGATGATGCAGAAAAGTTTCCCAAGCAGAAGCAACAATACCGGAAATTTAAAAATGCCGGAAATTATTGTAGATCGCGATTATAATCCTTTTCTGGAAGAAAGAGAAGTAGGGAAAACGGAAATTCATAATCTTACAGAAATGTACCATCAGAATATTTCTGCTGAGCCTTCGAAGATCAATCTTTTTGAAGACGAAGATTTTGATGAAGATCTGATGCGACTGCCGAACGGATATTGGCTGTTCAACAAAGGTGACAGAACGCTGATGCTGGATCTTGGCAGAATGCACCGATTGCTGGTTGCCGAAAATAATAAGAACGTAAAAAAAGGAAACGCCAGCCATGCCTTACTTTTCTCACTAGAGTATCATATGAATGAAATTGAGAAGAATAAATATCGTTCTATCAAAAAATTTCTTCCCGAACTGGGATTTGACATGAAAATTGCACATGAGAACGTGCTGAGAATAGACACCGTTCCTGAAGGATTAAAAGAAACGCAGGTCATGAAATTCCTCGAAAACCTTTTTGATATTCTGGAATATAAAACTGAAGACGAATTTATGCAGTTCTACCACAATCAATGGGCGAAAATGCAGTCGAAATCGAGGTTTGATTTTATTTATAAAGCTGATGCGGAACAAGTGATTAAAGACTTTACGGCATTGGGTTTCCCGGAATTTTTACCCAACGGAAAAAGATGTTTTTATGAAGTTCCGTTTAATGATTTAAAAAATAAATTTTAA
- a CDS encoding rhomboid family intramembrane serine protease, with the protein MFNNIPPITRNLIILNVVVYLASFIIPEINFYLAGYFPYSPYFESWQIVTHMFMHASPMHILFNMFTLFSFGPILEQSLGDKKYLILYFLSGLGAFFLFNLWNLIEYQSIYNQLDAIGFNVKDYVSDPTGYLASTKAAIGNNNDLLNKLNSIIFGRMVGASGAIFGVIAAFATLYPDAKIGILFIPIPVKVKYVLPIIVIGSIYLGVTGNGGGIAHLAHVGGAIVGFILARIWRKHLYRFN; encoded by the coding sequence ATGTTTAATAATATACCGCCGATTACACGAAATTTAATTATACTGAATGTTGTAGTATATTTGGCTTCTTTCATAATTCCTGAGATCAACTTTTATCTTGCCGGATATTTCCCTTATTCTCCATATTTTGAATCATGGCAGATTGTTACTCACATGTTTATGCACGCAAGTCCAATGCATATCTTATTTAATATGTTTACTTTATTTAGCTTTGGACCTATTTTAGAACAAAGTCTGGGAGATAAAAAATACCTGATTCTTTATTTTCTAAGTGGCTTAGGCGCTTTCTTTCTGTTTAATTTGTGGAATCTTATAGAATATCAAAGCATCTATAATCAACTTGACGCTATCGGATTTAATGTAAAAGACTATGTCAGTGATCCTACAGGTTATTTAGCTTCTACAAAAGCTGCGATTGGAAACAATAATGACTTATTGAATAAACTAAATTCAATTATATTTGGTCGTATGGTTGGTGCATCGGGAGCAATCTTTGGTGTCATTGCTGCATTTGCAACTTTATATCCTGATGCTAAAATCGGAATTCTTTTTATTCCGATTCCGGTAAAGGTAAAATATGTGCTGCCCATTATTGTGATCGGATCAATTTATCTGGGAGTTACAGGAAATGGAGGCGGAATTGCTCATTTGGCTCACGTTGGTGGTGCTATTGTAGGTTTTATCCTTGCCAGAATCTGGAGGAAACATTTATACAGATTTAATTAA
- a CDS encoding endonuclease/exonuclease/phosphatase family protein: protein MKIIRLVLLILHFGILFLLIGVLLNAYIPPKVFPWFNLLSLVFPLLITGYILLTFFWIFSWKKRAFVFMFVGLFFLNPVKRWVNYSTDKKEVANLKIVTFNIKGGKFGLENINRFVNDQNADIVLIQEDADFEYHFNGLKKDFKNPIVGTYSKYKTVAHKELFQGMYSEEFNAFAEYTDIEIKGKTYRIINTYLQPFKFEKSMVKLNGNSQQDEQKVKGIIRRLIPAFKMHQEQIAIIRRSIDESPYPVILTGDLNSVPNSYEYYHLGKGLNDAFFEAGKGSGTSFHDYKYPLRIDFVFVSPSIKPVSYHVDRSVKLSDHFPVIATFRLE, encoded by the coding sequence GTGAAAATCATTCGGCTCGTCCTTCTTATCCTGCATTTTGGAATATTATTTTTGTTAATCGGTGTTTTGCTGAATGCTTATATCCCGCCAAAAGTATTTCCATGGTTTAATCTACTGTCTTTAGTATTTCCTCTTTTAATAACAGGATATATTCTACTCACATTTTTCTGGATTTTCTCATGGAAAAAAAGAGCCTTTGTGTTTATGTTTGTGGGATTGTTTTTCTTAAATCCCGTGAAACGGTGGGTTAATTATTCGACAGATAAAAAGGAGGTTGCTAATCTAAAAATCGTTACTTTTAACATAAAGGGCGGAAAATTTGGTCTCGAAAACATCAACAGGTTTGTGAATGATCAAAACGCTGACATTGTTCTTATTCAGGAAGATGCAGACTTCGAATATCATTTTAATGGTCTTAAAAAAGATTTTAAAAATCCCATCGTCGGCACATATTCAAAATATAAAACGGTAGCACACAAAGAACTGTTTCAAGGAATGTACAGCGAAGAGTTTAACGCGTTTGCAGAGTATACCGATATTGAGATCAAAGGAAAAACATACCGTATCATCAACACCTATTTGCAGCCATTTAAATTTGAAAAAAGCATGGTAAAGCTTAATGGAAACAGTCAGCAGGACGAGCAAAAGGTAAAAGGTATTATTAGAAGGCTTATTCCGGCCTTTAAAATGCATCAGGAGCAGATAGCAATCATCAGAAGAAGTATTGACGAATCGCCTTATCCCGTAATTTTAACCGGAGATCTAAATTCTGTTCCCAATTCCTACGAATACTATCATTTGGGTAAAGGTTTAAATGACGCTTTCTTTGAAGCCGGAAAAGGAAGCGGTACCAGTTTCCATGATTACAAATATCCTTTGCGAATTGATTTTGTTTTCGTCTCACCATCAATAAAACCCGTCAGTTATCATGTAGACCGATCAGTAAAGCTTTCTGATCATTTTCCTGTGATTGCTACCTTCAGGCTAGAGTAA
- a CDS encoding endonuclease/exonuclease/phosphatase family protein: MKRAYVFLSVHIFVILLLMCTFANAWIAPQYFSKLNLLSLGFPYLILLHLIFTIVWVLKKNRIAIVFALSTCMFYNPIRRWVNFTPQQTSQVNKNDIKVLTYNVKYGSSGWPTMRKYITDQNADIILVQEKDTARALRKDLVKYPLVILKTKHKILRQQDLFNDKSKGNSFYADININGKIVRVINVYLEPFRLNKNMLGMKDEENKRKEKNKIALLFSRLIPTFKTHEDQVKKIRRAVDRSPYPVILAGDFNSVPNSWEYYNLGKDLDDAFVEAGNGSSTSFHDYKFPLRIDYIFTSKSIKSLSYKVDYSVKLSDHYPVIAEFLLN; this comes from the coding sequence ATGAAGCGTGCATATGTGTTTTTGTCTGTCCACATTTTTGTGATATTACTTTTGATGTGTACATTTGCTAATGCATGGATTGCTCCGCAATATTTCAGCAAACTCAATTTACTGTCTTTAGGCTTTCCTTATCTCATTCTCCTTCACCTTATTTTCACAATAGTCTGGGTTTTGAAAAAGAACAGAATTGCCATTGTATTTGCACTTTCTACATGTATGTTCTACAATCCTATACGCCGCTGGGTGAATTTCACGCCACAACAGACTTCACAGGTAAACAAAAATGACATAAAAGTTTTAACTTATAATGTAAAATACGGCAGTTCAGGATGGCCGACTATGAGAAAATACATTACAGACCAGAATGCAGACATCATTCTCGTGCAGGAAAAAGATACAGCCAGAGCTTTAAGAAAAGATTTGGTAAAATATCCTTTGGTCATCTTAAAGACCAAACATAAAATTCTGAGACAACAAGATCTATTTAACGACAAATCTAAAGGCAATTCTTTTTATGCTGATATCAACATCAACGGCAAAATTGTACGCGTCATCAATGTTTACCTGGAACCTTTCCGTTTAAACAAAAATATGCTCGGCATGAAAGATGAAGAGAATAAAAGGAAGGAAAAAAATAAAATCGCTTTACTCTTTTCAAGATTGATTCCGACTTTCAAAACCCATGAAGATCAGGTAAAAAAAATAAGACGAGCCGTCGACAGATCACCTTATCCTGTAATTTTAGCGGGAGATTTTAATTCGGTTCCCAATTCGTGGGAATATTATAATTTAGGAAAAGATCTTGATGACGCTTTTGTGGAAGCAGGAAACGGAAGCTCAACAAGTTTCCACGATTATAAATTTCCGTTGAGGATAGATTATATTTTTACTTCAAAAAGCATTAAATCATTAAGCTACAAAGTTGACTATTCTGTAAAATTATCAGATCATTATCCTGTAATTGCAGAATTTCTATTAAATTAG